The genomic region tttttgtttattaggGATGTGACACCAACAGTGAATATTTTCCACATCAACATTTCAATGGATGGCATTCCATTGCACAATAGTGGACCAACACAGCTGTGGCCAATTCTCATGCAGCTTGATAATATTGCTGAACGACCAGTTTTGGTGGTGGCTGTGTATTGTGGTCCTTCAAAACCTGCCAACGCAGAAGGTTATCTGCGTAGTTTAGCTACGGAGTTAAACTACGTGCAGGAGCAAGGAGTCCAAATAAACGGGAAAcagattgaaataaaaataagggcCTTCATCGCAGATTCTCCAGCACGAGCATTTATCAAGGGTAAGTGATAATCGCAGTTAGCTACCTATGCGTACTTAATCATTACTGAATGTTTTTAGGCGTCGCTTACCACAATGCTATTCATGGCTGCATGAAGTGTAAGATTATGGCTACACATGTACGCAGCGCAAGAAAGGTAGTTTTCGAGGGAGTTGGGGAAGACCGCACCGATGCTGAATTCCGAGGTGGTTTATACGTTAATACGCACCAGAAACGGGAATCGCCTTTATCAGATGTAAATAATATAGATTTAGTATTAGACATACCTGTAGGCGACCCGCTGCACGCTTTAGATTTAGGAATTACACGAAAACTGCTGAAAGGGTATTCTTTGGGAACATTACAACCATTTCCTAAATGGCTGTCTTATACCCAGGAAGAAATTTCCCATTTAGTTAGGACCACCCAATTACCCTCGGAAATAACCCGTAGATTAAGATCCTTAAAATATTTGCCCTTTTGGAAAGGTACAGAGTTGAGTTCTTTTCTACATTATGTAAGCATAGCTGTAttagaaaaaagaataagTGACGAGGCTTTCGAACATTTTAAACTATATTACACAGCAGTGACGATATTATCTTCAAACGCATACAAAGCACATTGGAAATATGCAGGAGAGCTACtgaatatttttgttgaaCAGTTCAGTCATATTTATGATCGATCACACTTAACGAGCAATGTGCACAATCTTGTACACATTGCTTCAGAAGTAGAACGATTTGGCCCGCTTTCAACATTCTCTACGTACCCTTTTGAGAATAAATTGCAGTTAATGAAAAGATTAGTTAGAGGAGGGAGTCGGCATTTAGAGCAAGTAGTTTGTAGGTTAGTTGAGCTGAGAGAAATAGATGTTGCAAGTAACAGTAAAGTTAAAGATTATCCCtgtgttgaaaaaacaaacaacaacgagaTATTGCACATCACATCAAGCTGTACATTAAACCAATGTAGTAAAGATTGTTGGTTTTTAACCAAAGATCATACCATCATTAAGTTTAGTTGTACAACTGAGCTCTCTAAAACTTTATATATTGTTGGTAATGTTATGTTAGAAAAACAATCTTCATTTTCGACCCCTTGCGATTCTGGCGAGATTCTTTATAATTTTAAGGCTGATATAGGAAGCTTATCTACTAGCACTACAACAGTTCTATTAGGAgatgtaaaatgtaaactcGCTGCTGTTACAGTGGACCAGGgctcaacattttatttcacaccGCTGCTGCATACTTTGAGTTAGTTCATAAAAATTCTAATGCTACCTTTCTAATATAATATAATTCTAATTCTAAtaataaaacgatttaaatACTTCTAACGATAAAAGCTATTCCGTCCGTTTCCGTTTCTCTGTCGTACGCAAGCCTTGTGCCATACTGCGACCTGTGCTGTGGTAAAATTTATTGAgaaagaatttttttatatattcatCGGATAATTCAACAAAACTGTTTCCtccaacaaatttaaataaagctAACACGTAAGTGTATTCCTCAAATGGAATTTTTGGGTCGGGAAAGCCCCTGCCTGTCCAACTACATAGAGACAAAAAGTCTCTATCAAACAATAAATCTAATAAAATACTCAACCTTGCATCTACATCATTGGTTGAACCTAATAAATGCAATAGGCGGCATATTACATCTGCCATGTAAATACTGTCGCCTAGCTTATGGTTGAATATTTTCAGCTCCTCGATGTTACACAATTTTTGCACATTGATATTTCTGTTATTCGTGTTTGCCTTATTGCAGCcaatgttatttaaaattatgttcaCTTCGCTAGCCATATTACGTACTAGTTTAGATAAAATTCCTACATTCCTTTCCAATCGATCTAATTGAACGTCTTTTTCCTtcgggggaggaggaggagttggCGGAGGAGGAGTTGGAGGAAGAAGAGTAGGAGtagaaggaggaggagtagGAGTAGGTGGAGGTGTGGGTAGAATCTGATGGACAATGGATGTTGCTGGAGATCTAGGTGGGATTGCTGGAGGCTTTAGTTgattgggattgggatttGATCTTTGTGGTATTGGACGAGGATGGAGATCATTGGGAAATACATTAGCTCTCGGTGGAATGGGTGGCGGATGGAGATGATTGGGAGATACATTAGCTCTCGGTGGAATGGGTGGCGGATGGGGGCTGGTACAATGAGATGGTCGTGCCGGTATCGGTGGAACGTAGTGGATTGTGTTGATGAATGGTTTTGAATTGCTGGATGAAGGAAGTGGTGGGAAGTACAAAATGGTACGGTTTAATGATGAAGGTGTCGCTTTTGctggtttttcttccattatcctgcaatataatataataatcaATGAATAACATCACCATGATATATACGATCCGGTATATGCTATTTTTAGCATCGAACATATTATGTTCATGGATCGTAACTATGACGGATTTTTACCCCACTAATAAACTGCACAAATCACTGCAGTGGCGTAGCGGCGTGGTATGGTGATGGATCTTCGAATTCAAAGAAATGAGTTCAAACCTGGTAAATATAACTAATCACACTAAATAAAAAGTTCTTCTCCTCTTCCACAGATATCTAAAAGACTAACACTAGTGAAAAAGGGATGCCGCAAGATGTAAAAGTGTTGAAGCGAAGCCTCGGCTTGAGCAAAAACGCGTCAACATAACCTACAGGTTGAACGTCAACTtaatacaatgtttttttttgctttcacgCCATTTGCGTTGGTGTGCGTGACATCTCCTACACTTAACGATGTGTGAGTGCCACCTCTGACTcaacgttgtgtgcgtgtcatccgaccccccgttaagcggaaatcggggggtccgaaagaaaaaggcaaaaaactgctcgattttcAGTGTACCGCCGTTCGCTGGGGCGTCTTCACATTAACGCAACCACCGCAATAATGCCGTTAATCGCTCTATGCACGTGTCAGCATGAGCAAAGGTCCATCGGATTTTGGTTCATGGAACCGAGCCAGAGCCTTTGCGTTATTTTTCGCCCTTcacattattgaaacaaacagaaccgtACAGCGATTGCTATTAATTTCAAACTTGATATttgaaatcgaatttaaatcTGGAGACCTCTACATTGCTCAGCAATCAGCTGTGCTAATAACATAGAAAACTCAGAGCACATGACAAACAAACATAGGTCCAATAAGAGTGAAAGAGATAGCACATTTGAGGCATGCTCTTTTTGCACACAGCAGAAAGCATTGAAAGAGAATCCTAAACCCGCATGCTATGCATATGCCTTCCGCTTCACGCACACCATCAACCGATTTTTATTCCGTTTTAACCACAAATACATGACCcaatgaggaagaaagagtCAGAGCATAGCATCAATAGCAGCTATCTCGTTCTTGTCTACAGTAGAGggtcgtggtggtggtattCCCTACCCTTCGCctgtaaaatgaactgattcgaGTAAAACCGTTCGCAGGGAAATCAAATCCGTCAAATGACTCAAATTTGAAGATTCCgccaaatgggattcgaaacttCAGTCAGGTCAAGTCAGGTCGATCAGGGATGGGGTTTTCCCACTATGTGGCGGTCTGCCTAAATGACTCCGATCCGTAAGAGTTGCTACCGTTCCACTCCTTCCAATTATCGAGAATCTATTGTCCATTCCTCCCTTCTTCCCTCTGTCTATTCCTTGATCGCTTCTTCTCAGCATGGTTTTATGCATAGACGCTCCACTGTTTCGAACTTTATGACCCTGATGGTCAACCTGTATCCGCACATTGCTCCCGTGAGGCAGGTCGATTAAATTTACACCGGGTTCAAGACAGCCTTTGAATGCTTGTCACATAGGCTGCTCCTCGCCAAGCATGAGCGGATGGGATTCGGAGGATCTCTCCTTCTCTAGCTTGAGTCCTTTCTGGCTAATCGGACTTATAATGTCAAGCATTACCTTCCTGTATCCTCGTCTAATGATCTCTTCTCCCATTAACATTTTGCTGATGCCTTTTCTTCCTGATGTATCACCAACGGCCTCGTCCTGTGCGAGCCTAAATGTTGTGTTATCACGTTTAGCCGTTCCTCGGATCTCGGCTCTGTAATCGAGCGCGCAAATAAGATTTTGGGCCATATAACCCGCATGGCTTCCGAAATTCGGGATCCCTTGCGCGTGCTCTGTATTGCTGCTGGGTGCGTCCCATCTTGGATTATGGATGCGTCATCTAGTCTCCCGCTGGTGTCATTGCACTGGATAGGTTGGAGAGGGTGCAGAGGAAGTTCACTCGTATCGCCGTGAGGCGTCTTTTGAACGACCCTAGCGCTACTTTACTTTCCTATACCGCTCGGTGCCAGCTTCTTGGGTTAGACAGTCTCAAGGACCGGCATAATCGTGCACGTTCTTTGCTTACAGGGTTTGACAGGCCAACATACAACTGGGGCAACATTCCTTCTAAATCGCaccttctttcaaaacaataacaaaattgaagttgTAACGTCAACTGGGTTATCGATCAGCATCACGCTGTAACTTGACACGGAGGGCGTAACCGATCAGTGTCAAAAAGGAACTTGTCAATGAAATGAGCGTTCTAGACACGGCAGAAAATCATCACGCTTCtgatgtttcatattgttgtacttttttcattgGAGTTTCCTTCCCCTGAGGAACACTGATTCTCCTTCCCCGCTGGCTCCCTGCGGCTATTCCCTTTTACGTTCCTTTCTATCAACTCCGTGAGCATCCTCCTCCATTTATCCCACCCGACGCACGCAGTTTGCGCAGGTTGCGTTGGTTGATCCTTCATCGTCTCTTTCTCCTCAACGTTATCCTTCCCTTGTTTCTTATCCGATGCGGTTTTGGTTCCAATTGTATAGCCCTCGgaggaaacaatttttatacaaaaaaaaaaacgaaaaaaaaccatgcgcatccaactctgctccattcatacaacggtcaCCATAAATTGTTCAAAGtggtacatcttagatttcccaactcCTGTTGTACCACTGTACTCTTGTGAAAAtcggcatcctgttgtaccacccctttgaaaaacaacgaatttcgggcATTCCCAGACAGATAGCTGGGAAATCTTGGCTTACCAGCATTACGAGTGTGATACCTATGCACGTCAGACCCAACTACTATCCTTTCCTCCCGAATACGTTGATACCCGGCCTCTCAAAgttttgtacacaaagactACAGTTTGcaacactatccgctgcttgaCCGACATTCGTTGTAAGAGGTCGAGCATAACAGCCGCAACACAAAATTATTCGCAATACTGTGTTCTGCAACCAGCAATGCCTCAAGCAACATATTTTCTATCGTTCTGCCAAAaactgaatttttatttttattctaatcagttgttaaaagtatttttctattCATACCCTTTAAATCTACAACCGCGTACCCGTGTAAGCCATacgttttgtttgcatttttctaTACTTCAGAGCTTATGGCACGAAGTTCGAAGCGGCATGCTATATCAAATCGACTTTATTCGTTATAGGAAAATTTCACGAGGCGCACTTTCATTACAATTTTTAAGCCGATCTAGGGTGTTCTTTTTGCTTGTGCTTGTGAAAAGAGCTTGGATCGACAAACCTTCGCTTGCAAAATTCACAATGGTACGGTTTTTCACCGGTGTGCAATCGGGTATGTACCTTCAGCGTGGGTTTCCGTTTGAAACTCTTGTGGCAATACTCGCAGGTGAATTGTTTGGCATCATTATGCACCACCTGCATATGACGATCGTACGAGCTCTTGTATGAGAAATGCCGATTGCACTCAAGACAACGGTATTCATTCAAACCCTTGTGAATATTTTCATGGTCCCGCAGACCAATACGTTTGTTGAATACTCGACCACAGAATGAACAAAAGAACTTCGGTTGGCGGCCCTGGTGCGTATTGTAATCGTGCTTTTGTAGCTTAGCTTCAGTTGTGAATTTCCTATCGCATTTAGAGCAGCGGTATAGCGTTATGGTAACGTCTGCGTGTGCCTTTTGCATATGCTGCAACAGTTCTTGATGGAATTTGAAACTCTTGAGACAGACGGAGCAATCGTTTGCTTCATTATGTTTCAGGGACTGGCTCTTCTTGTGCGAGAGTCGATGCTTTCGGGCGATGGTGAGGGACGTAAACTTCTGTGGACATACATCGCAACAGTGCAATATGACGGCGAACGTTGGATGTGCACGTTCAAAATGTTGGGCCAAACTTGCATTGCTCATAAACTCCTCACTACAAACAGTACAGCATAAGGGTTCGGCTTCGTTATACTTTACAAAGAAGTCAGTAAACAGATTTACGATATGCAGTTTCTGGGGCTTGGAAGCTTTGCACTTGTGTTCCTTCAATACGgacaaaaacatgaaattcaTTCCACACCCATCACATCTGTAGCCGTTGCAATCGATTCGATGTTTTTCCAATTCCGTTTTTGCACTGAACTGGTCTTCGCAGTATAAACATCCATACGCCGTTAGATGGGTTCGTAAATGATCATTCAAATCTCGGACATCTTGCAACACAGATACACACTGATAGCAGCGATACGGAAGCAATTGACTGTGCATATTTTCCAGATGATTAGTCAATGCCCCATAAGAACCGGAGAATGCATTGCACACAAAGCACGATTGTTCCTTATTGGTATTTTCTAGTGCATTTGGTGAACTTGATTCTTTTACAAATTCATTGTAGAGTTCGTCGTCGTATGGTTCTGTTTCGATAACATCGTCATCAAATATATTCccttcatcttcattttttatCGCCAGGAGATTTACAGTTTTCGGGTGTTGTTCCGTTTGCAAGAATGCTGCATCATGAAACGTGGATTTGCGAGTGTCG from Anopheles coustani chromosome 3, idAnoCousDA_361_x.2, whole genome shotgun sequence harbors:
- the LOC131272597 gene encoding zinc finger protein 436-like: MSMDSVPTKLAVLTCRFCLSSNKQTRSIFERFNTECLGDKLFGLLGMKLDPSDVYNNICDQCTSKVEVLFSLMDEFRRTNTLFCSLLRHERNFLKEESKDIIRLQIEVLDQNEVNSDTRKSTFHDAAFLQTEQHPKTVNLLAIKNEDEGNIFDDDVIETEPYDDELYNEFVKESSSPNALENTNKEQSCFVCNAFSGSYGALTNHLENMHSQLLPYRCYQCVSVLQDVRDLNDHLRTHLTAYGCLYCEDQFSAKTELEKHRIDCNGYRCDGCGMNFMFLSVLKEHKCKASKPQKLHIVNLFTDFFVKYNEAEPLCCTVCSEEFMSNASLAQHFERAHPTFAVILHCCDVCPQKFTSLTIARKHRLSHKKSQSLKHNEANDCSVCLKSFKFHQELLQHMQKAHADVTITLYRCSKCDRKFTTEAKLQKHDYNTHQGRQPKFFCSFCGRVFNKRIGLRDHENIHKGLNEYRCLECNRHFSYKSSYDRHMQVVHNDAKQFTCEYCHKSFKRKPTLKVHTRLHTGEKPYHCEFCKRRFVDPSSFHKHKQKEHPRSA